The Desulfatiglans sp. genomic sequence AGAGGGTATCAACGCGTTTGCGGCAGGTTATACAACAAACGACGCGGTTGTCGCGGTAACACGCGGATGCATGACAATGTTGACCCGTGACGAGCTTCAGGGTGTTATAGCCCATGAATTCAGCCACATCTTTAACGGAGACATGAGGCTCAACATTCGCATTATAGGGCTTTTAAGTGGAATACTGATCATTGCAAATATCGGATACATCATTATGCGGACAGGTTCTCGAAGCAGAAAAAGCGGCGCCCAGGCAGCCATTGCCGGCCTCGGGCTTCTGGCAATTGGTTACGTGGGCGTTTTTGCAGGCAGGATCATACAGAGCGCCATATCCAGGCAGAGGGAATTTCTGGCCGATGCTTCCGCTGTCCAGTTTACAAGAAACCCCTCAGGTATTGCAGGCGCCCTGAAAAAAATCGGTGGTTTCGCACGCGGATCAAAGATCAAATCGTCCGCGGCAAGCGAGACATGCCACATGTTCTTTTCAAGCGCCATCAATTCACTGTTTGCCACACACCCTCCCATTACCGAAAGAATCAGGCGCATTGACCCTTCGTTCGACAGGAAATCCGAAAAGTCAAAGAGAACTGCTGCTCCTGGCGCGGACAGGGGACATGCCTTTCAATCATTCGATGCAGGCGGCATCAATTCGCAGACATCAAGGCTGTCTGTTGATCCTGATGAAATAACAGGCCGCGCGGGGAATATTTCCCCACAGAGCGTATCATTCAGTTCCGCCCTTCTGGCAGCGCTTCCTGATAAAATACAGAATGAACTTCAGGATATATTCGGTGCATCGGCAGTTGTATGCGCCCTTCTTCTTGATGCGAATCACGATGAAAGAGAAAACCAGTTGAACATGCTGGGGCATGTTGCGCCTGACAAGACAGTAATACATATCAGAATGACAGCCGGACACATGAAGGGTCTTGATCCGCGCATGAGACTTCCATTACTTGACCTGGCCTTTCCGGCGTTAAGGCAGATGTCCGTGGACCAGTACAGGACATTTCTGAATCATATAAAGATTCTAATTGAGGCAGACAAAAAAATAAACCTCTAT encodes the following:
- a CDS encoding M48 family metallopeptidase; the encoded protein is MDFFSEQSRSRGKTTQLVILFIIAVAGIVLSVYTVIVIAFGFFISQGASHSTRVLHWFNWELFLAVSIITVLVIAIGSIFKIIALGKGGSYVAESLGGMLINRGTTNADERKLVNVVEEMAIASGIPVPQVYVLDGEEGINAFAAGYTTNDAVVAVTRGCMTMLTRDELQGVIAHEFSHIFNGDMRLNIRIIGLLSGILIIANIGYIIMRTGSRSRKSGAQAAIAGLGLLAIGYVGVFAGRIIQSAISRQREFLADASAVQFTRNPSGIAGALKKIGGFARGSKIKSSAASETCHMFFSSAINSLFATHPPITERIRRIDPSFDRKSEKSKRTAAPGADRGHAFQSFDAGGINSQTSRLSVDPDEITGRAGNISPQSVSFSSALLAALPDKIQNELQDIFGASAVVCALLLDANHDERENQLNMLGHVAPDKTVIHIRMTAGHMKGLDPRMRLPLLDLAFPALRQMSVDQYRTFLNHIKILIEADKKINLYEFCFKEVITHRLGAAFNASSQKVTYKKFDDLVPDIINLISILAHAGHSDSKDTEVAFNAAMYRLPVRAGNRILPRDRISLQSLHETLSRLAFASPGIKKTVFDACAHCVLYDKTVTVEEAELLRAIAYSMDIPVPPFLSDNC